The Sorex araneus isolate mSorAra2 chromosome 5, mSorAra2.pri, whole genome shotgun sequence genome has a segment encoding these proteins:
- the CLDN19 gene encoding claudin-19 yields MANSGLQLLGYFLALGGWVGIIASTVLPQWKQSSYAGDAIITAVGLYEGLWMSCASQSTGQVQCKLYDSLLALDGHIQSARALMVVAVLLGFVAMVLSVVGMKCTRVADSNPVAKGRVAVSGGALFLLAGLCTLTAVSWYATLVTQEFFNPTTPVNARYEFGPALFVGWASAGLAMLGGSFLCCSCPPPERAGSIPQPYRPGPSTAAREPVVKLSASAKGPLGI; encoded by the exons ATGGCCAACTCAGGGCTCCAGCTCCTGGGCTACTTCCTGgccctggggggctgggtgggcatCATCGCCAGCACCGTGCTCCCGCAGTGGAAGCAGTCCTCCTACGCGGGCGACGCCATCATCACGGCCGTGGGCCTCTACGAGGGGCTGTGGATGTCCTGCGCCTCCCAGAGCACCGGGCAGGTGCAGTGCAAGCTCTATGACTCGCTGCTGGCCCTGGACG GCCACATCCAGTCGGCTCGCGCACTGATGGTGGTGGCCGTGCTGCTGGGCTTCGTGGCCATGGTGCTCAGCGTCGTGGGCATGAAGTGCACGCGGGTGGCAGACAGCAACCCTGTCGCCAAGGGCCGCGTGGCCGTCTCGGGGGGTGCCCTCTTCTTGCTGGCAG GTCTCTGCACTCTGACGGCCGTGTCGTGGTATGCCACCCTGGTAACCCAGGAGTTCTTCAACCCCACCACCCCTGTCAATGCCCG gtACGAGTTCGGCCCCGCCCTGTTCGTGGGCTGGGCCTCGGCCGGCCTGGCCATGCTGGGCGGCTCCTTCCTCTGCTGCTCCTGCCCGCCGCCCGAGAGAGCCGGCAGCATCCCGCAGCCCTACCGGCCCGGGCCCTCCACGGCCGCCCGAGA ACCAGTTGTTAAGTTGTCTGCCTCCGCCAAGGGCCCCCTGGGGATATAA